In Candidatus Hamiltonella defensa 5AT (Acyrthosiphon pisum), one genomic interval encodes:
- a CDS encoding type II secretion system F family protein, with protein sequence MCFVFAIIFIAFIIFIQILYYKKQKKIYFTETFPELLLIFNMGSVSGISVNEILKKAGQEIKGGLGKECDLIFRRLSIGENINTVFYDAYQRFSYPEFYMFINILMLNINQGGQLRELMHRLNQVVTNYNKMEKRKMAMTGEIRMSIWVVTLIPVIFFAFSYFMNPLSFQKIFSYEIGKIIIYYCLASNTLGIFIMRYMFRKAI encoded by the coding sequence TTGTGTTTTGTTTTTGCGATTATTTTTATTGCCTTCATTATTTTTATTCAAATTTTATATTACAAAAAGCAAAAAAAAATATATTTTACAGAAACATTTCCAGAACTTTTATTAATATTTAATATGGGTTCTGTCAGCGGAATAAGTGTTAATGAAATACTTAAAAAAGCAGGCCAGGAAATTAAAGGCGGTTTAGGTAAAGAATGTGATTTAATTTTTCGTCGTTTATCTATTGGCGAAAACATTAACACCGTTTTCTATGATGCCTATCAGCGTTTTTCTTACCCTGAATTTTATATGTTCATTAATATTTTGATGCTTAATATAAATCAAGGTGGCCAATTAAGAGAATTAATGCATAGATTAAACCAGGTTGTTACAAATTATAATAAAATGGAAAAAAGAAAAATGGCGATGACAGGGGAGATCAGAATGTCTATATGGGTGGTCACATTGATACCTGTTATATTTTTTGCGTTCAGTTATTTTATGAATCCTTTATCTTTTCAAAAAATTTTTTCTTATGAAATAGGGAAAATAATTATTTATTATTGCCTGGCAAGTAATACTTTAGGCATTTTTATCATGAGATATATGTTCAGGAAAGCAATATAA
- a CDS encoding pilus assembly protein CpaE, with the protein MAILSKNTELSGKISEQVYLSGIQNIKEMSLDFSELTHVDFPDALSGVILDIGSHKDVDFILNFVQRQIPSGAWCVLIGSNDSIRVAQQFTEQGLLYLHADSQITELTQHLIKGISIKKLRNSFLISVLGCRGGVGSSLLSYQLAQSINELKNSLILLSQGKQGSQDIDLITESKIGNTVFNYQKNLDILFLGEKSISNIEENLQKKYHFIIFDQPIYLFKREDLEKYINHSHVVVLVLDHSMTSVRVAKNFINIFERFKKNNQKSTRIITCVNENRPKTKDMFAIPDIESLLERSIDIKIPYIKNAKNFVHSPYYYEKHKKNLLKLSQSILGLKDIPFYLQKGWLTPFLKMIKK; encoded by the coding sequence GTGGCTATTCTTTCAAAGAACACTGAATTGAGCGGCAAAATTTCAGAGCAGGTTTATTTATCTGGTATTCAAAATATAAAAGAAATGTCTTTAGATTTTTCTGAGTTGACCCATGTAGATTTTCCTGATGCTCTCTCAGGCGTGATATTAGATATAGGCAGCCATAAAGACGTTGATTTTATTTTGAATTTTGTTCAAAGACAGATTCCTTCCGGGGCTTGGTGCGTTTTAATAGGAAGCAATGATTCTATCCGTGTTGCACAACAATTTACTGAACAGGGTTTGTTATATTTACATGCTGATTCACAGATAACAGAGTTGACACAACATCTTATAAAAGGGATTTCAATTAAAAAACTGAGAAATTCATTTTTAATCAGCGTATTAGGCTGTAGGGGGGGCGTTGGCTCGTCTTTGCTCAGCTATCAGTTAGCACAATCCATCAACGAATTAAAAAATTCTTTAATATTATTATCACAGGGGAAACAGGGATCTCAGGATATTGATTTAATCACTGAGAGTAAAATCGGAAATACTGTTTTTAATTATCAAAAAAATTTAGATATTTTATTTTTAGGTGAAAAATCTATCTCTAATATTGAAGAAAATTTACAAAAAAAATATCACTTTATTATATTTGATCAACCTATTTATCTTTTTAAAAGAGAAGATTTAGAAAAATATATCAATCATTCTCATGTTGTTGTGTTAGTGCTCGATCATTCTATGACATCTGTCAGGGTGGCTAAAAACTTTATTAATATTTTTGAACGTTTTAAAAAAAACAATCAAAAATCAACTAGAATAATCACCTGTGTTAATGAAAATCGTCCAAAAACAAAAGATATGTTTGCCATACCAGATATTGAATCTTTACTGGAAAGATCGATTGATATCAAAATTCCTTATATTAAAAATGCGAAAAATTTTGTTCATTCTCCTTATTATTATGAAAAACACAAAAAAAATCTTTTGAAGTTATCGCAATCAATTCTGGGTTTAAAAGATATTCCTTTTTATTTACAAAAAGGCTGGCTAACGCCATTTTTAAAAATGATAAAAAAATAA